The Micromonospora krabiensis genome window below encodes:
- a CDS encoding VOC family protein — protein sequence MIARFKDLCLDASDAHQLGAFWARVLDGELVDVGDGDTRIDKPGGVDAESIWVNRVPEPRTVKTRVHLDLQLTEPRPAALEAAGARVVREPDAEIRWWVLADPDGNLFCAFPPGTGSRPGPIALVVDTADALAQATWWAGVVGGRVEPSEEGHASLVDAHGFPWDYWIFNPVPERKSVKNRMHWDVDLTGPDPSELVAAGATLLREPDDAVSWWVLADPEGNEFCAFPPRPTP from the coding sequence GTGATCGCGCGCTTCAAGGACCTCTGCCTCGACGCCTCCGACGCCCACCAGCTGGGCGCCTTCTGGGCCAGGGTGCTCGACGGCGAGCTGGTGGACGTCGGCGACGGCGACACCCGGATCGACAAACCGGGCGGCGTCGACGCCGAGTCGATCTGGGTCAACCGGGTGCCCGAGCCGCGTACGGTCAAGACCCGCGTCCACCTGGACCTGCAACTCACCGAGCCCCGCCCGGCGGCGCTGGAGGCGGCGGGCGCGCGGGTGGTGCGCGAGCCGGACGCGGAGATCCGCTGGTGGGTGCTGGCCGACCCGGACGGCAACCTGTTCTGCGCCTTCCCGCCCGGCACCGGGTCCCGGCCGGGCCCGATCGCGCTGGTCGTGGACACGGCCGACGCGCTCGCCCAGGCGACCTGGTGGGCGGGAGTGGTCGGTGGCAGGGTCGAGCCCAGCGAGGAGGGGCACGCCAGCCTGGTCGACGCCCACGGGTTCCCCTGGGACTACTGGATCTTCAATCCGGTGCCGGAGCGGAAGTCGGTCAAGAACCGGATGCACTGGGACGTGGACCTGACCGGTCCGGACCCGTCGGAGCTGGTCGCGGCCGGCGCGACGCTGCTGCGCGAGCCGGACGACGCGGTGAGCTGGTGGGTACTGGCCGATCCGGAGGGCAACGAGTTCTGCGCCTTCCCACCCCGTCCCACTCCGTGA
- a CDS encoding DUF6176 family protein produces MIKTKVSRVRPDKVDQLKAWLAEGMRRSDEIRETFVAEGVTHEQGFLLSTADGPVFVYVVECADYDAAVRAFHDSPFPIDAEHKAVLAEVLDGELDVPLLIDVRL; encoded by the coding sequence ATGATCAAGACCAAGGTGTCGCGGGTGCGCCCGGACAAGGTCGACCAGCTCAAGGCCTGGCTCGCCGAGGGCATGCGCCGCTCCGACGAGATCCGGGAGACCTTCGTCGCCGAGGGCGTCACCCACGAGCAGGGTTTCCTGCTCAGCACGGCGGACGGGCCGGTGTTCGTCTACGTCGTGGAGTGCGCCGACTACGACGCCGCCGTGCGGGCCTTCCATGACTCGCCGTTCCCGATCGACGCCGAGCACAAGGCGGTACTCGCCGAGGTGCTCGACGGTGAGCTGGACGTGCCGCTGCTCATCGACGTACGCCTCTGA
- a CDS encoding HAD family hydrolase — translation MARRQAQVLVFDADDTLWENNVVFERVIDDFLAWLDHPTLDRQEIRAILDDIERANAVVHGYGSKVFLRSLGECLERLRERPATDAERREIDRLAVALVEHKVELMPGVADALDELAGRHELLLLTKGERTEQQRKLDASGLLHHFRAAHIVPEKNVDTYRWLTREHAFDPADAWMIGNSPRSDILPARAAGLNAVFIPNENTWVLEDEELDPTDAGVLRLAAFPDLLRHF, via the coding sequence ATGGCTCGACGGCAGGCGCAGGTGCTGGTCTTCGACGCCGACGACACGCTGTGGGAGAACAACGTCGTGTTCGAACGCGTCATCGACGACTTCCTCGCGTGGCTCGACCACCCCACCCTCGACCGGCAGGAGATCCGGGCGATCCTCGACGACATCGAACGGGCCAACGCGGTGGTGCACGGCTACGGGAGCAAAGTGTTCCTGCGCAGCCTGGGGGAGTGCCTGGAGCGGTTGCGGGAGCGGCCGGCCACCGACGCCGAGCGGCGGGAGATCGACCGCCTCGCCGTGGCGCTGGTCGAGCACAAGGTCGAACTCATGCCCGGCGTCGCCGACGCGCTCGACGAACTGGCCGGCCGCCACGAGCTGCTGCTGCTCACCAAGGGGGAGCGTACGGAGCAGCAACGTAAGCTCGACGCATCCGGGCTGCTGCACCACTTCCGGGCCGCGCACATCGTGCCGGAGAAGAACGTCGACACCTACCGGTGGTTGACCCGCGAGCACGCCTTCGACCCGGCCGACGCCTGGATGATCGGCAACTCCCCGCGTTCGGACATCCTGCCCGCCCGCGCGGCCGGCCTGAACGCGGTCTTCATCCCGAACGAGAACACCTGGGTCCTGGAGGACGAGGAGCTGGACCCCACCGACGCGGGCGTGCTGCGCCTGGCCGCCTTCCCGGACCTGCTGCGGCACTTCTGA
- a CDS encoding MGH1-like glycoside hydrolase domain-containing protein, which produces MITDRSSSDASAPDAERIRLAQADSGEQDWRAWGPYLSERAWGTVREDYSEHGTAWDYFPHDHARSRAYRWNEDGMAGVCDDRQTFCFALALWNGVDPILKERMFGLGGDGGNHGEDVKEYWWYEDSTPTHSWMRWRYHYPQAAFPYDELVAVNALRGRDDTEYELVDTGIFDDDRYWAVTVDYAKASPTDLCIVVTVANRGDRAATLHVLPTLWFRNTWAWGLPGADRVPRLVGEGSRLVGEHWVLGQVLLEGEGTPTPLLCDNDTNAERLWGLPGRSPYPKDGINDHVVNGAPTVNPDREGTKGALHYVLDVPAGGQRQIRLRLTRTAPPPAAGPPPPADLGDGFDAVVWARRAEANRFFAGIIPAAATTDEALVARQAIAGLMWGKQFYHFDVKRWLEGDPGSTPPPAGRRHGRNSHWWHMTSFDVISMPDPWEYPWYAAWDLAFHCVSIARVDPAFAKAQLLLLLREWYLHPNGQIPAYEWAFGDVNPPVHAWAALKVFEIDGGRDHEFLARVMHKLLLNFTWWVNRKDTGGNNVFEGGFLGLDNVGPFDRSAALPVAGVLEQSDGTGWMAMYALNMLDIAIVLAEHDRTWVDTATKFFEHFAYIAAAAYSQGLWDDEDAFFYDVLRLADGSKVPLKVRSVVGLLPLAAVTRLTARTLHHLPELGARLRWFLTNRPEYADVVGTRRLGPDGRQQRLLSMVGPEQMVRLLARMLDTDEFLSEYGLRTLSRAHLDKPFAVTLGGQEFAVGYEPAESTSGLFGGNSNWRGPIWMPTNFLLVSALRDYAAFYGDDLQIEYPTRSGVKRTLDEIADDLSARLIALFTRDGWGRRPIYGAAQLFQTHPDWRDLISFPEYFHGDNGAGLGAWHQTGWTALVADLILTLRR; this is translated from the coding sequence CGCATCGGCTCCCGACGCCGAGCGGATCCGGCTGGCCCAGGCCGACTCCGGGGAGCAGGACTGGCGCGCATGGGGTCCCTATCTGTCCGAACGGGCCTGGGGAACGGTACGGGAGGACTACAGCGAGCACGGTACGGCCTGGGACTACTTCCCGCACGATCACGCGCGGTCCCGAGCGTACCGATGGAACGAGGACGGGATGGCCGGCGTCTGTGACGACCGGCAGACGTTCTGTTTCGCCCTGGCGCTGTGGAACGGGGTCGACCCGATCCTCAAGGAGCGGATGTTCGGCCTCGGCGGCGACGGCGGCAACCACGGGGAGGACGTCAAGGAGTACTGGTGGTACGAGGACTCCACCCCGACGCACTCCTGGATGCGGTGGCGCTACCACTACCCGCAGGCTGCCTTCCCGTACGACGAGCTCGTCGCGGTGAACGCGCTGCGCGGCCGCGACGACACCGAGTACGAGCTGGTGGACACCGGGATCTTCGACGACGACCGGTACTGGGCGGTCACCGTCGACTACGCGAAGGCGTCCCCGACGGACCTGTGCATCGTGGTGACCGTCGCCAACCGGGGTGACCGGGCGGCGACGCTGCACGTGCTGCCCACCCTCTGGTTCCGCAACACCTGGGCGTGGGGGCTGCCCGGCGCCGACCGGGTGCCCCGGCTGGTGGGTGAGGGCTCCCGGCTGGTCGGGGAGCACTGGGTGCTCGGCCAGGTGCTGCTGGAGGGGGAGGGGACGCCGACCCCGCTGCTGTGCGACAACGACACCAACGCCGAGCGGCTGTGGGGCCTGCCCGGCCGGTCGCCGTACCCGAAGGACGGGATCAACGACCACGTGGTCAACGGCGCGCCCACGGTCAACCCGGACCGGGAGGGCACCAAGGGGGCGTTGCACTACGTGCTGGACGTGCCGGCGGGCGGGCAGCGGCAGATCAGGTTGCGGCTCACCCGGACCGCCCCGCCGCCGGCGGCCGGTCCGCCGCCGCCCGCCGACCTGGGCGACGGGTTCGACGCGGTGGTGTGGGCCCGCCGGGCCGAGGCCAACCGGTTCTTCGCCGGGATCATCCCGGCCGCCGCCACCACCGACGAGGCGCTGGTGGCGCGGCAGGCGATCGCCGGGCTGATGTGGGGCAAGCAGTTCTACCACTTCGACGTCAAGCGGTGGCTGGAGGGCGATCCGGGCTCGACGCCGCCGCCGGCCGGACGCCGGCACGGGCGCAACAGCCACTGGTGGCACATGACCAGCTTCGACGTCATCTCGATGCCGGATCCGTGGGAGTACCCGTGGTACGCGGCGTGGGACCTCGCGTTCCACTGCGTGAGCATCGCCCGCGTCGACCCGGCGTTCGCGAAGGCCCAACTGCTGCTCCTGCTGCGCGAGTGGTACCTGCACCCCAACGGGCAGATCCCGGCGTACGAGTGGGCGTTCGGTGACGTGAACCCGCCGGTGCACGCGTGGGCGGCGCTGAAGGTGTTCGAGATCGACGGCGGTCGCGACCACGAGTTCCTGGCCCGGGTCATGCACAAGCTGCTGCTCAACTTCACCTGGTGGGTCAACCGCAAGGACACCGGCGGCAACAACGTGTTCGAGGGCGGTTTCCTCGGGCTGGACAACGTCGGGCCGTTCGACCGGTCCGCGGCGCTGCCGGTGGCCGGTGTGCTGGAGCAGTCCGACGGCACCGGCTGGATGGCGATGTACGCGCTGAACATGCTCGACATCGCCATCGTCCTGGCCGAGCACGACCGCACCTGGGTGGACACCGCCACGAAGTTCTTCGAACACTTCGCGTACATCGCCGCGGCCGCGTACTCGCAGGGGCTGTGGGACGACGAGGACGCGTTCTTCTACGACGTGCTGCGACTGGCCGACGGGTCCAAGGTGCCGCTGAAGGTCCGCTCGGTGGTGGGGCTGCTGCCGCTGGCCGCGGTCACCCGGCTCACCGCGCGTACGCTGCACCACCTGCCCGAGTTGGGCGCCCGGCTGCGCTGGTTCCTGACCAACCGGCCCGAGTACGCCGACGTCGTCGGCACCCGCCGGTTGGGCCCGGACGGCCGGCAGCAGCGGCTGCTGTCCATGGTCGGCCCGGAGCAGATGGTGCGGCTGCTGGCCCGGATGCTCGACACCGACGAGTTCCTCTCCGAGTACGGCCTGCGGACGCTGTCCCGCGCTCATCTGGACAAGCCGTTCGCGGTCACGCTCGGCGGGCAGGAGTTCGCCGTCGGCTACGAGCCGGCCGAGTCGACCAGCGGCCTGTTCGGGGGCAACTCGAACTGGCGGGGTCCGATCTGGATGCCGACGAACTTCCTGCTGGTCAGCGCGCTGCGCGACTACGCGGCGTTCTACGGCGACGACCTGCAGATCGAGTACCCGACCCGGTCCGGGGTGAAGCGGACGCTCGACGAGATCGCCGACGACCTGTCCGCCCGCCTGATCGCGCTGTTCACCCGCGACGGCTGGGGCCGGCGTCCGATCTACGGCGCGGCCCAGCTGTTCCAGACCCACCCGGACTGGCGGGACCTGATCTCCTTCCCGGAGTACTTCCACGGCGACAACGGAGCGGGGCTGGGCGCGTGGCACCAGACCGGCTGGACGGCGCTGGTCGCCGACCTGATCCTCACCCTGCGTCGCTGA
- a CDS encoding RusA family crossover junction endodeoxyribonuclease → MQDTRALALTFEVSGLPPVKTEALSIFAAGHRQATRVRALLEAACAAAQHSGWTPLTGPVEVDVVLRCPPGHRTSDASTLLGGVCAVLQNKKRVATIGLAHLGVLVDVALYDDDRQIRRLSYAEEPAEDFSYQVRVAAVPKVV, encoded by the coding sequence GTGCAGGACACCCGCGCTCTCGCCCTGACGTTCGAGGTGAGCGGCCTGCCACCGGTCAAAACCGAGGCGCTGTCCATCTTCGCCGCCGGACACCGGCAGGCGACGAGGGTCCGCGCCCTGCTCGAAGCGGCCTGCGCCGCGGCCCAGCACAGCGGCTGGACGCCGCTGACCGGGCCGGTCGAGGTGGACGTGGTCCTTCGCTGTCCACCCGGGCACCGCACCTCCGACGCGAGCACCCTGCTCGGCGGGGTGTGCGCGGTGCTGCAGAACAAGAAGCGGGTGGCGACCATCGGCCTGGCCCATCTCGGGGTTCTCGTGGACGTCGCCCTCTACGACGACGACCGGCAGATCCGTCGCCTGTCATACGCCGAGGAGCCGGCCGAGGACTTCTCGTACCAGGTGCGGGTGGCCGCCGTACCGAAGGTGGTTTGA
- a CDS encoding TetR/AcrR family transcriptional regulator, translating into MSEPPETDADQAVRDTIVAVARRLAETEGWAAVSPRRLAERADLELAELYRHFADQEEVLAAVAVRAFADLAADLAEAHADAVPGPEGAWPAVVGAYLDFAYANPEVYDAMLVLTPDLTLGIDGVPAAPRAVFVELRAALAPLAQGRDPDSLAEVGWSLLHGLVMLTRAGRLRPEAQEDRETIIADHLLRWPLAVIDAGRTADR; encoded by the coding sequence GTGTCCGAACCTCCCGAAACGGACGCCGACCAGGCCGTACGTGACACCATCGTCGCGGTGGCCCGCCGGCTCGCCGAAACCGAAGGGTGGGCCGCCGTCAGCCCCCGCCGGCTGGCCGAGCGCGCCGACCTGGAGCTCGCCGAGCTCTACCGGCACTTCGCCGACCAGGAGGAGGTGCTGGCCGCCGTCGCGGTGCGGGCCTTCGCCGACCTGGCCGCCGACCTGGCCGAGGCCCACGCGGACGCCGTCCCCGGTCCCGAGGGCGCCTGGCCGGCGGTGGTGGGGGCCTACCTCGACTTCGCGTACGCGAATCCGGAGGTCTACGACGCGATGCTCGTGCTGACGCCGGATCTGACTCTCGGCATCGACGGCGTGCCGGCGGCCCCACGGGCCGTCTTCGTCGAGCTGCGCGCCGCGCTCGCCCCGCTGGCGCAGGGGCGCGACCCGGACAGCCTGGCCGAGGTGGGTTGGAGCCTGCTGCACGGCCTGGTGATGCTCACCCGGGCCGGTCGCCTGCGCCCCGAGGCGCAGGAGGACCGGGAGACCATCATCGCGGACCACCTGCTGCGCTGGCCCCTGGCGGTCATCGATGCGGGGCGGACAGCCGATCGGTAA